A stretch of Roseovarius sp. M141 DNA encodes these proteins:
- a CDS encoding site-specific DNA-methyltransferase, with protein sequence MNAPILPGRIEHWPIDRLRPYARNAKTHDADQVAKIAASMAEFGWTVPVLVAADGELIAGHGRVLAAAQLGLPEAPVIVLGHLTEAQRRAYRIADNKLTELGGWDEALLMQELQALLAEDFDLGLIGIPEDELDALLADADDRTEISDGAADAIPEPAAEPITKPGDIWVLGKHRLCCGDATDPDVVAKLMQGEQATLMFTSPPYAQQRDYGAAKEKVGDWDALMQGVFSAAPVTADAQLLVNLGLVHRDGEWQPYWEGWVEWMRSSGWRRFGWYVWDQGPGLPGDWQGRLAPSHEFIFHFNRAPRKPHKTVPSKHAGETLGGGGLRGADGTVHAKTGTGNAIQSHRIPDSVFRIMRHKGGLGAAGSHPAVFPVALVEAVLTAFSDPGDLIYEPFCGSGTQLIAAERAGRRCFAMELDPVYCDVAVRRWELATGKKAALASGDAGPVSTNARLS encoded by the coding sequence ATGAACGCGCCAATTCTGCCGGGCCGGATCGAGCACTGGCCGATTGACCGGCTCCGCCCCTATGCCCGCAACGCCAAAACCCATGACGCTGACCAAGTGGCAAAGATTGCCGCCAGCATGGCCGAGTTCGGCTGGACCGTGCCGGTGCTGGTCGCCGCCGACGGCGAGCTGATCGCCGGGCACGGCCGTGTCCTGGCTGCCGCCCAGCTCGGACTGCCCGAGGCCCCGGTGATCGTGCTGGGTCATCTGACCGAGGCGCAGCGCCGGGCGTATCGCATCGCCGACAACAAACTGACCGAGTTGGGTGGCTGGGACGAGGCGCTGCTCATGCAGGAACTGCAGGCGCTGCTGGCCGAGGATTTCGACCTCGGGCTGATCGGGATCCCCGAGGATGAGCTGGACGCGCTGCTGGCCGATGCCGACGACCGCACGGAGATCTCTGACGGTGCCGCCGACGCCATCCCCGAACCGGCTGCCGAGCCGATCACCAAGCCGGGCGATATCTGGGTGCTGGGCAAGCATCGGCTGTGCTGTGGCGATGCCACCGATCCGGACGTCGTCGCCAAGCTGATGCAGGGCGAGCAAGCGACGCTGATGTTCACCTCGCCGCCTTACGCCCAACAGCGCGACTACGGCGCGGCCAAGGAAAAGGTCGGGGATTGGGATGCGCTGATGCAGGGCGTGTTTTCCGCGGCCCCGGTCACGGCTGACGCGCAACTGCTGGTCAACCTAGGGCTGGTCCACCGCGATGGCGAATGGCAGCCCTATTGGGAAGGATGGGTCGAATGGATGCGCAGCTCTGGCTGGCGACGCTTTGGCTGGTATGTGTGGGATCAGGGTCCGGGCCTGCCGGGCGACTGGCAAGGCCGCCTGGCCCCGTCGCACGAGTTCATTTTCCACTTCAACCGCGCGCCCCGCAAACCGCACAAGACGGTCCCGTCCAAGCACGCGGGCGAGACCCTTGGCGGCGGTGGGCTGCGCGGAGCCGACGGCACCGTTCACGCCAAGACCGGCACCGGCAATGCGATCCAAAGCCACCGCATCCCCGACAGCGTTTTCCGCATCATGCGCCACAAGGGCGGGCTGGGCGCAGCGGGGTCGCACCCGGCGGTGTTCCCTGTGGCGCTGGTCGAGGCAGTGCTGACGGCGTTCAGCGATCCCGGCGATCTGATATACGAGCCGTTCTGCGGCTCCGGCACCCAGTTGATCGCTGCCGAACGCGCTGGGCGAAGGTGTTTCGCGATGGAACTGGACCCGGTCTATTGCGATGTGGCCGTGCGGCGGTGGGAGTTGGCGACAGGAAAGAAGGCGGCACTTGCAAGCGGCGATGCTGGTCCCGTCAGCACCAACGCCCGCCTGTCCTGA
- a CDS encoding DUF3489 domain-containing protein — MTKLTDTQSLILSAGAQRPDNIAMPLPKGLHGAAAKKVVTMMIGRGWLEEVDANIRNGEPLWRETGDGHGTTLVVTDAGLLAIGIEPVVVRTVASIREHAKAEPGAKAPKPRSGTKQAMLIEMLRAPEGATMEAIMAATGWQAHTVRGAMSGALGKKLGLVVTSAKEDDRGRVYRIR, encoded by the coding sequence ATGACCAAACTCACCGATACGCAGTCCCTCATCCTCAGCGCCGGAGCCCAGCGCCCCGACAACATTGCCATGCCGCTGCCCAAAGGACTGCACGGTGCCGCCGCAAAAAAGGTCGTCACCATGATGATCGGACGCGGCTGGCTCGAGGAGGTCGACGCCAATATCCGCAATGGCGAACCGCTCTGGCGGGAAACTGGTGACGGCCACGGTACCACATTGGTGGTCACAGATGCGGGGCTGCTGGCCATCGGGATCGAGCCGGTCGTGGTCAGGACAGTAGCCTCGATCCGCGAGCACGCGAAGGCGGAACCCGGTGCGAAAGCACCGAAGCCCCGCTCGGGCACGAAACAGGCAATGCTGATCGAGATGCTACGCGCCCCGGAAGGTGCCACTATGGAGGCGATCATGGCCGCCACCGGGTGGCAGGCCCACACCGTGAGAGGTGCCATGTCGGGGGCCTTGGGCAAGAAGCTGGGGCTGGTCGTGACCTCGGCGAAGGAAGATGATCGCGGGCGGGTCTATCGTATCCGCTGA
- a CDS encoding helix-turn-helix domain-containing protein: MSHKATVWAIQQRGLKPATKIVLWFLCDRHNPDFGCFPTQVRLADDAEMSVSALNNHLTRLEELRLIHRVRSYDPRTHKRKATRYILGFEDGFPPEPTPKTGDGIAGTEEEQNADPTADSGDGAISGLSAKPSPDFAQSHLRNPETNLVREPLSKPAKEEEDAAAREIEFDRFFAELLSALGFAANASLPAWWQGWPARTHVRRWIDHLGLSEKRIVEVATESRNEHPDPPDGPKALDRLMERAAQRDAQAAAENASGQKAKRSRKTHGKPPPSPDELATFYAAKVNSDEYLPNGMISNAMCEAMLARGLVTADRLRQRGAR, encoded by the coding sequence ATGAGCCACAAGGCAACCGTCTGGGCGATCCAGCAACGCGGGTTGAAGCCTGCGACCAAGATCGTGCTTTGGTTCCTCTGTGACCGGCACAATCCGGATTTCGGCTGTTTCCCGACGCAGGTACGATTGGCCGACGACGCGGAAATGTCGGTCTCAGCGCTGAACAACCATCTCACCAGGCTGGAGGAGCTGCGCCTGATCCACCGGGTTCGCAGCTATGATCCGCGCACCCACAAGCGCAAAGCAACGCGCTACATCCTGGGGTTCGAGGATGGGTTTCCACCAGAGCCAACTCCGAAAACCGGAGATGGAATTGCCGGAACGGAGGAAGAACAGAACGCCGACCCAACTGCTGATTCCGGTGATGGAGCCATCTCCGGATTATCGGCAAAGCCATCTCCTGATTTTGCCCAAAGCCATCTCCGGAATCCGGAGACGAACCTTGTAAGAGAACCTTTAAGTAAACCAGCAAAGGAGGAGGAGGACGCGGCTGCGCGCGAAATCGAGTTTGATCGGTTTTTCGCAGAGCTGCTCTCGGCGCTGGGCTTTGCCGCCAATGCCAGCCTCCCTGCTTGGTGGCAGGGTTGGCCAGCGCGGACCCATGTGCGGCGATGGATCGATCACCTCGGGTTATCTGAGAAGCGGATCGTTGAGGTCGCGACCGAATCCCGGAACGAACACCCCGATCCGCCCGATGGGCCCAAGGCACTGGACCGGCTCATGGAACGCGCCGCCCAACGCGATGCGCAGGCGGCCGCAGAAAATGCCAGCGGCCAGAAAGCCAAACGCAGCCGCAAGACCCACGGCAAGCCACCACCCAGCCCGGATGAGCTGGCAACGTTCTATGCGGCCAAGGTCAACTCCGACGAATACCTGCCCAACGGCATGATCAGCAACGCGATGTGCGAGGCGATGCTGGCGCGCGGACTGGTGACAGCGGACAGGCTGCGTCAGCGGGGGGCGCGGTGA
- a CDS encoding DNA methyltransferase: protein MSLHPGTNRYNPAGNSDFTRKAEALALGITNWSTPKATDGAKGGSGQSYGSGGTTPLPAQAAQWPTPAAQNWKGSSPASVTRADGKSRMDILHYRAEQGFTHPDQGTPPDGRQSSRHAPISRPLWAYLIASHGRVVSRRILKARTRRRLNPLFVGWLMGWPIGHGLCACSATEFTHWQRHMRGALSQLPMASGPWIWRPSEEPEGPAQMTLFEGWQP from the coding sequence ATGAGCCTGCATCCCGGCACCAACCGCTACAACCCGGCGGGCAACAGCGACTTCACCCGCAAGGCCGAGGCGCTGGCGCTGGGCATCACCAACTGGTCGACGCCGAAAGCGACGGACGGCGCGAAGGGGGGATCGGGGCAGAGTTACGGCTCGGGCGGGACAACGCCCCTGCCAGCGCAGGCGGCGCAATGGCCGACACCGGCCGCGCAGAACTGGAAGGGCAGCAGCCCGGCCAGCGTGACCCGCGCCGATGGCAAATCCCGGATGGATATACTGCACTACCGGGCAGAACAGGGCTTCACCCACCCGGACCAGGGGACCCCGCCGGATGGGCGGCAATCCTCGCGGCACGCCCCGATCTCGCGCCCGCTCTGGGCCTATCTGATTGCCTCGCATGGGCGGGTCGTCTCGCGGCGCATCCTGAAAGCCCGGACGCGGCGGCGGCTCAATCCGCTCTTCGTCGGATGGCTGATGGGCTGGCCCATCGGGCACGGGCTCTGCGCCTGCTCGGCAACGGAGTTCACCCACTGGCAGCGGCACATGCGTGGCGCTCTCTCGCAGCTGCCCATGGCCTCAGGCCCGTGGATCTGGCGGCCGAGCGAGGAACCGGAGGGCCCAGCGCAAATGACTCTCTTTGAAGGATGGCAGCCATGA
- a CDS encoding aldehyde dehydrogenase family protein translates to MTQTLKCISPIDGSVFAERDVLLRDAAMAIAKKSRAAQANWAARSLQERIDLVMAGVAAVGAMNDEIVPELAHMMGRPVRYGGEFGGFNERASHMAKIAQDALADIAVGENATFKRYIKRIPHGVVLVVAPWNYPYMTAINTVAPALIAGNTVMLKHATQTLLVGERMAQAFHSAGIPEDVFQNAFLDHDTTSDLIANRAFDFVNFTGSVGGGKAMERAAAGTFTGIGLELGGKDPGYVMDDAELDVAVDTLIDGAMFNSGQCCCGIERIYVRESLFDTFVEKAVTIVNGYKLGNPMDPETTIGPMANVRFATEVRAQISEALTAGAKAHIDTMPGDDGFAYLTPQILTDVTHDMRVMRDESFGPVVGIMPVKSDEAAIALMNDSNFGL, encoded by the coding sequence ATGACACAAACACTGAAATGTATCTCACCGATTGATGGATCGGTTTTTGCCGAACGTGACGTGCTGTTACGAGACGCAGCAATGGCGATTGCGAAAAAATCACGCGCAGCACAGGCAAACTGGGCAGCCCGCTCTTTGCAGGAACGCATTGACCTCGTGATGGCAGGTGTTGCTGCCGTGGGCGCGATGAATGACGAAATCGTACCGGAATTGGCACATATGATGGGCCGCCCGGTGCGGTATGGTGGTGAATTTGGCGGCTTTAACGAACGCGCCAGCCATATGGCCAAAATTGCCCAAGATGCGCTGGCCGATATCGCCGTAGGCGAGAATGCTACTTTTAAGCGCTATATCAAACGTATCCCGCACGGTGTAGTGTTGGTCGTAGCCCCTTGGAACTACCCCTACATGACGGCGATCAACACAGTGGCCCCGGCCTTGATTGCGGGCAACACTGTGATGCTGAAACATGCCACGCAGACGTTGCTGGTGGGCGAGCGTATGGCGCAGGCCTTCCATTCGGCGGGTATCCCCGAAGACGTGTTTCAGAACGCCTTTCTGGATCATGACACTACATCCGACCTGATAGCGAATCGCGCTTTTGATTTCGTGAACTTCACCGGCTCAGTCGGTGGTGGCAAGGCTATGGAGCGCGCGGCGGCTGGTACGTTCACCGGCATTGGGTTGGAACTGGGCGGCAAAGACCCCGGCTATGTCATGGACGATGCTGAGCTGGATGTGGCGGTGGACACACTGATCGACGGCGCGATGTTCAACTCGGGCCAGTGCTGTTGTGGGATTGAGCGGATTTATGTGCGTGAAAGCCTGTTTGACACCTTTGTGGAAAAGGCAGTGACTATCGTTAACGGCTATAAGCTGGGCAATCCGATGGACCCGGAAACCACAATCGGGCCAATGGCAAATGTCCGGTTTGCAACCGAAGTCCGCGCCCAGATATCCGAGGCGTTGACCGCCGGTGCCAAGGCACACATCGACACAATGCCCGGCGATGATGGTTTTGCGTACCTCACTCCTCAGATTCTTACGGACGTCACCCACGATATGCGGGTGATGCGCGACGAAAGCTTTGGCCCCGTCGTGGGCATCATGCCAGTTAAATCGGATGAAGCAGCAATCGCGCTAATGAACGACAGCAATTTCGGCCTGTAA
- a CDS encoding glutamine synthetase family protein, producing MQGRLLGKRFHAGHFLAGAWEETHCCNYLLATDLEMATPDGYASTNWERGYGDYVMKPDLATLRPVSWLEGTVMVLCDVLDHHTHQEISHSPRAVLKKQIRRLEAMGYDAMMATELEFFLFEKSYDEIRKDKFRDLEPISGYNEDYHILQTTKEEHVMRPIRNHLWNAGIPIENSKGEAEAGQEELNIKYAAALDTADYHTIAKHAIKEIAWQQGHAATFLPKWHHDRAGSSSHVHQSLWKNGKSLFFDEADALGMSTLMKHYMAGLLKYAPDYIYFLAPYINSYKRFSKGSFAPTRTIWSVDNRAAGFRLCGDGTKAVRVECRIGGSDLNPYLAMAAQLAAGIKGIEEEILLDPPTSGNAYDGNTGMIPQTLRDARETLNGSEMLRAAMGDDVIDHYTRTALWEIEEFDRIVTDYEVARGFERA from the coding sequence ATGCAGGGCCGCCTGTTGGGCAAGCGTTTTCATGCTGGCCACTTTCTGGCCGGTGCATGGGAAGAAACGCATTGTTGCAACTACCTGCTGGCCACTGACCTGGAAATGGCAACGCCTGACGGTTATGCCTCGACCAACTGGGAACGCGGATATGGCGACTATGTAATGAAGCCCGACCTTGCCACCCTTCGCCCTGTGTCGTGGCTTGAGGGTACAGTGATGGTGCTATGTGACGTGTTGGATCACCACACTCACCAAGAGATTTCTCATTCTCCCCGCGCGGTGCTGAAAAAGCAGATAAGGCGGCTTGAGGCGATGGGCTATGACGCCATGATGGCGACCGAGCTTGAGTTTTTCCTGTTTGAGAAAAGCTATGATGAAATCCGCAAAGACAAGTTTCGCGATCTGGAGCCGATTAGCGGCTATAACGAAGACTATCATATCCTGCAGACAACCAAAGAAGAACATGTGATGCGACCAATCCGCAATCATCTGTGGAATGCGGGTATTCCCATCGAGAATTCCAAGGGTGAAGCCGAGGCCGGTCAGGAAGAGCTGAACATCAAGTACGCCGCCGCACTGGACACGGCCGATTATCACACCATCGCCAAGCACGCGATAAAAGAAATCGCTTGGCAACAAGGCCACGCAGCAACTTTCCTGCCAAAATGGCACCATGACCGGGCCGGCTCGTCCAGCCACGTGCACCAGTCACTGTGGAAAAACGGCAAATCACTGTTTTTTGATGAGGCCGACGCGCTTGGCATGAGCACGCTGATGAAACACTACATGGCGGGTCTTTTGAAATACGCTCCCGATTACATCTATTTTCTGGCCCCTTATATCAACAGCTACAAACGGTTCTCCAAAGGCAGCTTTGCACCCACGCGGACCATTTGGTCGGTAGATAACCGCGCTGCCGGATTCAGATTATGCGGCGATGGCACCAAGGCTGTACGTGTCGAATGCCGCATCGGCGGGTCTGATCTGAACCCCTATCTGGCTATGGCCGCGCAGCTGGCCGCCGGAATCAAAGGGATTGAGGAGGAAATACTTCTTGATCCGCCGACTTCCGGAAACGCCTATGACGGCAACACCGGTATGATCCCGCAAACCCTGCGCGACGCGCGCGAAACCCTGAATGGGTCCGAAATGTTGCGCGCGGCAATGGGGGATGACGTGATTGACCACTATACCCGTACAGCCCTGTGGGAAATCGAAGAATTTGACCGCATCGTCACGGATTACGAAGTGGCACGCGGATTTGAAAGAGCTTGA
- a CDS encoding IS256 family transposase, with protein MSETTITQLPDPSGFSTDAFTDVLRDGARKLIEQAIHAELATLMAAFSGERLEDGRARLVRHGHLPEREVMTGIGPVPVKVPRVRDRGAGEDKITFTPSILPRYLRKAKSVEELLPWLYLKGVSTGDFTEALEALLGPNAKGLSAKTVTRLKADWWKDYEAWQKRDLGNRRFLYIWADGVYFKPRMAEEKQCVLVVVGADEYGRKELLAMTDGFRESTQSWRELLLDLRRRGLKQDPKLAIGDGALGFWTALREAFATTREQRCWVHKTMNVLNAMPKSVQAKAKGHLHDIWQAETKAKANLAFDFFVENYGVKWDKAVAKLVKDRDALLTFYDYPAEHWKHIRTSNPIESTFATVRHRTKRTKGCLSRKTGLAMAFKLMMSAQKKWRKLDGQNRMPEIIQGIEFRDGIRQLQAAA; from the coding sequence ATGTCAGAGACTACCATTACCCAACTGCCCGATCCATCGGGATTTAGCACCGACGCGTTCACGGATGTCCTCCGCGATGGCGCACGCAAGTTGATCGAACAGGCGATCCACGCCGAACTGGCGACGCTCATGGCCGCCTTTTCCGGAGAAAGGCTGGAGGACGGGCGGGCACGCCTGGTGCGCCATGGTCACCTACCCGAACGCGAGGTGATGACCGGCATTGGGCCAGTGCCCGTGAAAGTGCCGCGCGTGCGGGATCGGGGCGCTGGCGAAGACAAGATCACCTTCACGCCCAGCATCCTGCCGCGGTATCTTCGCAAAGCGAAATCGGTCGAAGAGCTGCTGCCGTGGCTATACCTCAAGGGCGTGTCCACGGGTGATTTCACCGAGGCGCTGGAGGCGTTGCTGGGTCCGAACGCCAAGGGCCTGTCTGCCAAGACTGTCACGCGGCTGAAGGCTGACTGGTGGAAAGACTACGAGGCTTGGCAGAAACGCGATCTCGGCAACCGCCGCTTTCTCTACATCTGGGCGGATGGCGTCTATTTCAAACCGAGAATGGCCGAGGAAAAACAATGCGTTCTGGTGGTTGTCGGGGCCGACGAATATGGCCGCAAGGAACTTCTGGCCATGACCGACGGCTTTCGCGAAAGCACGCAAAGCTGGCGCGAGCTACTGCTCGATCTCAGACGTCGCGGCCTGAAACAGGATCCCAAGCTTGCCATCGGCGACGGCGCCCTGGGGTTCTGGACGGCGCTGCGCGAGGCATTCGCCACGACGAGGGAACAGCGGTGCTGGGTTCACAAGACCATGAACGTGCTGAACGCGATGCCGAAATCCGTGCAGGCAAAAGCCAAGGGCCATCTGCACGATATCTGGCAGGCCGAGACAAAAGCCAAGGCCAACCTCGCCTTTGATTTCTTCGTCGAAAACTACGGAGTGAAATGGGATAAGGCGGTGGCCAAGCTGGTTAAAGACAGGGACGCGTTACTGACCTTCTACGATTATCCGGCGGAACACTGGAAACACATCCGGACGTCAAACCCGATCGAAAGCACCTTTGCCACCGTCCGGCATCGCACCAAACGAACCAAGGGGTGCCTCAGCCGCAAGACCGGTCTGGCCATGGCCTTCAAGCTGATGATGTCGGCGCAGAAGAAGTGGCGCAAGCTCGACGGTCAAAACCGCATGCCCGAGATCATCCAGGGGATTGAGTTCCGCGATGGGATCCGCCAACTTCAAGCTGCCGCCTGA
- a CDS encoding N-formylglutamate amidohydrolase, producing MTVSPVEIINPRGMGRVVLICEHASNRIPATYAGLGLTVKDRDSHAAWDPGARALALQLSKALDAPVVASTVSRLVYDCNRPPDAPGAMPEKSELIEVPGNKNLTPDARNARADAVYGPFCAAVAQVLDARGPDVAVVTVHSFSPTFYGQLRAVELGLLNDEDSRLADLMLERADTLALRRIERNQPYGPEDGVTHSLKIHAVKRDLANVMLEVRNDLLRTQEDIAAMAQDILTLLEPALEQMILKEISS from the coding sequence ATGACTGTGTCGCCCGTTGAAATTATCAACCCCCGCGGAATGGGCCGTGTCGTACTGATCTGCGAACACGCGTCGAACCGGATTCCGGCAACTTATGCCGGGTTGGGTCTGACAGTGAAGGATCGCGACAGCCATGCGGCCTGGGATCCAGGCGCGCGCGCCCTGGCACTGCAATTATCAAAGGCGCTGGACGCACCCGTTGTTGCCAGTACGGTTTCGCGCCTGGTGTACGATTGCAACCGCCCACCAGACGCACCGGGTGCGATGCCGGAGAAATCCGAATTGATCGAAGTTCCCGGTAACAAAAACCTGACACCAGACGCACGCAACGCGCGCGCCGATGCGGTGTACGGCCCATTTTGCGCTGCGGTGGCGCAGGTGTTGGATGCTCGAGGCCCGGATGTGGCTGTGGTCACGGTTCATAGCTTTTCGCCGACGTTTTACGGCCAATTACGGGCCGTGGAACTGGGGCTTTTGAACGATGAAGATAGCCGTCTGGCAGACCTCATGCTGGAACGGGCTGACACGCTGGCGCTTCGTCGGATCGAGCGGAACCAGCCTTACGGCCCCGAAGACGGCGTTACCCATTCGCTCAAAATTCACGCGGTCAAACGCGATTTGGCGAATGTCATGTTGGAGGTGCGCAATGATCTGTTGCGCACCCAAGAAGATATAGCGGCCATGGCTCAGGATATCCTGACACTGTTAGAGCCTGCGTTGGAACAAATGATTTTAAAGGAGATCAGTTCGTGA
- a CDS encoding Na/Pi cotransporter family protein, with translation MAIVGFLTSLAGAVMLLLFAVRMVRTGMERNYGASFQRVLTGQQSKLGASLVGVVLAIVLQSSAAVTLLTAGFAASGLIAFSAGLAIVLGGDLGSALIIQILSFKLDWLVPTLLAVGGWLFVKTENRKLRQMGRILMGIALILLSLRLLRETMDPIRDSVFLPAIAEYLARDYITAFLVGGALAFVMHSSVAAILMCVTLVQIGAIPFAAGMSLALGANFGSALIPVWLTRGMNVRARRIPLANIALRGTWAVIILFGANLALRTGQFGDLQGGQMLVYVHLAFNASLLILALPLCSILQAPTERLLPEPSGPEAVQAPDRPVSALNPCNIGPPQQALSDMKRELLRMSDLVESMFRPVLSLYQSGEKAQLKAIKAVGREVNGSLPGIRAFAAAIPADEFGKENAKSVRDLMEYAIRLKAASDVVAKRLCVLAGRMRSNDATFSKDGWYELVRLHESILANMKLASNVLISDDLESARLLSLEKTEIKRVERDSREHHLKRLQQGSAKSFETSDIHLETLRALREFNSHIAAVAYPILYRNGQLLETRLIENIPMLGDDE, from the coding sequence GTGGCGATTGTCGGTTTTCTCACAAGCCTCGCCGGTGCGGTCATGTTGCTGTTGTTTGCCGTGCGGATGGTGCGCACCGGCATGGAGCGCAACTATGGCGCGTCGTTCCAAAGGGTGTTGACCGGACAACAGAGCAAACTTGGGGCCAGCCTGGTCGGTGTAGTGCTGGCTATCGTGCTACAAAGCTCAGCCGCCGTGACGCTCCTGACTGCCGGGTTCGCAGCCAGTGGTTTGATCGCGTTTTCGGCAGGTTTGGCAATTGTGCTGGGTGGTGATCTGGGTTCGGCTCTGATTATCCAGATTTTATCGTTCAAACTGGACTGGCTTGTTCCAACGCTTCTGGCTGTAGGTGGTTGGCTGTTCGTCAAGACGGAAAACCGCAAATTGCGCCAAATGGGCCGCATTCTGATGGGGATCGCCTTAATCTTGCTGTCGCTACGCTTGTTGCGCGAGACGATGGATCCGATCCGCGACAGTGTCTTTTTGCCAGCGATTGCGGAGTACCTTGCGAGGGATTACATCACCGCGTTTCTGGTTGGCGGTGCTCTGGCCTTTGTGATGCACTCGTCGGTCGCGGCTATTTTGATGTGCGTGACACTTGTGCAGATCGGAGCAATCCCATTCGCCGCAGGAATGTCGCTGGCTCTGGGTGCTAATTTTGGTTCAGCCCTGATCCCAGTGTGGCTGACCCGGGGCATGAATGTTCGCGCCCGCAGAATTCCCCTTGCTAACATAGCGCTGCGCGGCACTTGGGCGGTGATCATACTTTTTGGCGCCAATCTGGCGCTGCGCACTGGGCAATTCGGCGATTTGCAAGGCGGACAGATGCTGGTCTACGTACACTTGGCCTTCAACGCCTCGCTTCTGATCCTAGCATTGCCTTTGTGTTCTATTTTGCAGGCTCCGACCGAGCGCCTGTTGCCCGAGCCGTCAGGTCCAGAAGCGGTCCAAGCGCCCGACCGCCCCGTCAGCGCTCTCAACCCATGCAACATCGGTCCGCCGCAACAGGCACTTTCCGATATGAAGCGTGAACTGCTGCGAATGAGCGATCTGGTGGAATCTATGTTCCGCCCGGTGTTGTCGCTGTATCAGAGCGGCGAAAAGGCGCAGCTCAAGGCCATCAAGGCCGTCGGTCGCGAGGTCAACGGCAGCTTGCCGGGCATCCGCGCCTTCGCGGCGGCTATCCCTGCCGATGAGTTTGGTAAAGAGAATGCCAAATCCGTGCGTGACTTGATGGAATATGCCATCCGTCTGAAAGCGGCGAGCGACGTCGTCGCAAAGCGCCTGTGTGTTTTGGCGGGCAGGATGCGCTCGAATGATGCAACGTTTTCCAAAGATGGTTGGTATGAGTTGGTGCGCCTGCATGAATCTATTTTGGCCAATATGAAACTGGCCTCGAACGTGTTGATCTCGGATGATCTGGAAAGTGCGCGCCTGTTGAGCCTCGAAAAGACCGAGATCAAGCGTGTTGAGCGCGACAGCCGCGAGCACCATTTGAAGCGGTTGCAACAGGGCTCGGCCAAAAGTTTCGAGACCAGTGACATCCACCTCGAGACGTTGCGTGCACTGCGTGAGTTCAACAGCCATATCGCGGCCGTGGCTTATCCGATTTTGTACAGAAACGGTCAATTGCTCGAGACGCGGCTCATCGAAAACATACCGATGCTGGGAGATGATGAATGA
- a CDS encoding inositol monophosphatase family protein, whose product MLTNNEYAAHAAKIAEIASEAARGFFRGRLGVEFKADESPVTQADKGIEADIRAYLAEHFPDNGIFGEEHGIEGGDREHLWVIDPIDGTRSFLSGNPMFGFLLAYLNGGVPQVGVIAMPALHETFIGVKGQGATLQGQPISSSTQTALDRAILYVNEGEKIYRDYPTIFEQLIRAGQTRRFSYDCYPHALVAAGHVDAVVDYDLQPYDYLPVSVVVEAAGGVISDWRGDQLTLNSDGRVVSAATPELHAELLALVNGSS is encoded by the coding sequence ATGCTGACAAATAATGAATATGCCGCTCATGCAGCGAAGATCGCCGAAATAGCAAGCGAAGCAGCCCGTGGCTTTTTTCGGGGTCGACTGGGCGTTGAGTTCAAGGCCGATGAAAGCCCGGTGACACAGGCCGATAAAGGGATCGAGGCCGATATTCGTGCCTATCTGGCCGAACATTTCCCGGACAACGGCATTTTTGGCGAAGAGCACGGGATCGAAGGCGGTGACCGTGAGCATCTTTGGGTGATCGATCCAATCGATGGTACACGGTCCTTCCTGTCGGGTAACCCCATGTTCGGCTTTTTGCTGGCCTATTTGAACGGTGGCGTGCCACAGGTGGGCGTGATCGCGATGCCTGCTCTGCATGAAACTTTCATAGGTGTGAAAGGGCAAGGGGCAACGCTGCAGGGTCAACCGATTTCATCCTCGACACAGACCGCTCTGGACCGGGCGATCCTGTATGTAAATGAAGGCGAAAAAATTTATCGCGACTACCCGACGATCTTTGAACAACTGATACGTGCCGGGCAGACCCGCCGTTTTTCCTATGACTGCTATCCGCACGCGCTGGTGGCCGCTGGTCATGTGGACGCAGTGGTCGACTATGATCTTCAGCCCTATGATTATCTGCCCGTGTCGGTGGTAGTCGAGGCCGCGGGCGGCGTCATATCCGATTGGCGCGGTGATCAGCTAACTTTGAATTCCGATGGTAGGGTTGTCTCGGCCGCGACGCCAGAGCTGCATGCCGAGCTGTTGGCATTGGTAAACGGATCATCATAG